In Hymenobacter sublimis, a single genomic region encodes these proteins:
- a CDS encoding S8 family serine peptidase, translated as MVLLAGISTQALLSVAAGNHPLHPAPARTAGTVRKHLVYFKDKAGTPHSISQPQTFLSARSVQRRQRQNIAILPRDLPVSPAYVQQVKAVSGAQVWYTSRWFNAAVVACDSATLQQLQALPCVRSARTLNRGLPGTRKRGNGDQVPTTQERSTRNQYGKAFTQAQMIGAVKMHEAGFRGEGMQIAVFDAGFPGVNTAPAFAALYQEQRLASTFNFVDKNTAVYQRNSHGTQCLSTMAGNQPGVYIGTAPKATYHLCITEDASSEHPVEEANWLLAAEYADSAGVDIISSSLGYNTFDYPSIDYTYADLNGRTALSSRAATVAARVGMLVVNSAGNEGASSWRYVTAPADADSILSVGAVDSLLVRASFSSRGPTADGRIKPNLAAMGFQTAIVAPDGSVNRGNGTSYSCPVLAGMVAGFWQANPRLTAQQVISFLQRSGSRATAPNDEVGYGIPNFVSAYNLANPGTPLAASAAAARQELFIYPNPIKETELYLQLAVGFQAVPLRVRIYDARGALVSEQQVAPTTASAVRLQPGVLGKGVYTCTISAGREQRTVRFVKL; from the coding sequence TTGGTATTGCTTGCTGGAATAAGCACCCAAGCCCTGCTCTCGGTTGCCGCCGGCAACCACCCGCTGCACCCGGCTCCTGCCCGCACCGCGGGTACCGTGCGCAAGCATCTGGTGTACTTCAAGGACAAAGCCGGCACGCCCCACAGCATCTCCCAGCCCCAGACATTTCTTTCGGCCCGCTCGGTGCAGCGGCGGCAGCGGCAGAACATTGCCATTCTGCCCCGCGACTTGCCCGTAAGCCCAGCCTACGTGCAGCAGGTTAAGGCCGTGTCCGGAGCTCAGGTGTGGTACACGTCGCGCTGGTTTAACGCCGCCGTCGTGGCCTGCGACTCGGCGACGCTGCAACAGCTGCAGGCGCTGCCCTGCGTCCGGTCGGCCCGCACCCTGAACCGGGGCCTGCCCGGCACCCGCAAGCGCGGCAACGGGGACCAAGTGCCTACTACCCAGGAACGCAGCACCCGCAACCAGTACGGCAAGGCCTTTACGCAGGCCCAGATGATTGGCGCGGTGAAAATGCACGAGGCTGGCTTTCGGGGGGAGGGCATGCAGATTGCCGTGTTCGATGCCGGGTTTCCGGGGGTGAATACGGCGCCGGCTTTTGCGGCCCTGTATCAGGAGCAGCGCCTGGCCAGCACCTTTAACTTCGTCGACAAAAACACGGCCGTTTACCAGCGCAACAGCCACGGCACCCAGTGCCTCTCCACCATGGCCGGCAACCAGCCGGGCGTGTACATCGGCACGGCGCCCAAGGCCACCTACCACCTGTGCATCACGGAGGATGCCTCCTCTGAGCATCCGGTGGAAGAAGCCAACTGGCTGCTAGCGGCCGAATACGCCGATTCCGCCGGGGTCGATATTATCAGCTCCTCGCTGGGCTACAATACCTTTGACTACCCCTCCATTGACTACACCTACGCCGACCTGAATGGGCGCACGGCCCTGTCTAGTCGCGCCGCCACGGTGGCCGCCCGGGTAGGCATGCTAGTAGTGAATAGCGCGGGCAACGAGGGCGCCAGCTCCTGGCGCTACGTCACGGCCCCGGCCGATGCCGATTCCATTCTGTCAGTGGGGGCCGTTGACTCCCTGCTGGTGCGGGCCTCCTTCAGCTCCCGCGGACCTACCGCCGACGGTCGCATCAAGCCGAATTTGGCTGCCATGGGCTTCCAAACGGCCATTGTGGCACCCGATGGCAGCGTGAACCGCGGCAACGGTACTTCCTACTCGTGTCCGGTGCTGGCGGGCATGGTTGCGGGGTTCTGGCAGGCTAATCCGCGCCTCACGGCCCAGCAGGTTATCAGCTTCCTGCAGCGCTCCGGCAGCCGGGCCACGGCCCCGAATGATGAGGTGGGCTACGGCATCCCAAATTTCGTGTCGGCCTACAACTTGGCGAACCCCGGTACGCCCTTGGCTGCTAGTGCGGCCGCTGCCCGGCAGGAACTGTTCATTTACCCTAACCCGATCAAGGAAACGGAGCTGTACCTGCAACTGGCCGTAGGCTTTCAGGCGGTGCCGCTCCGAGTACGCATCTATGATGCCCGGGGGGCGCTGGTGTCCGAGCAGCAGGTAGCCCCCACCACGGCCAGCGCCGTGCGCCTGCAGCCGGGCGTCCTGGGCAAGGGCGTGTACACCTGTACCATTAGCGCCGGCCGCGAACAGCGCACGGTACGGTTCGTCAAACTGTAG
- the rpe gene encoding ribulose-phosphate 3-epimerase, producing MNSTRRMAPLLAPSLLAADFGNLQSETERLAGSAADWLHFDVMDGRFVPNISFGIPVLQAVHRHAQQPIDVHLMIEEPQHFLSAFRDAGAANITVHYEACPHLHRVVQQIKQLGCRAGVALNPHTPVWVLEDIAADLDLVCVMSVNPGFGGQSFIPNTLRKVAALKELLVDSGSAALIEIDGGVSLDNAAALVEAGADVLVAGSFVFNSPDPVATLAQMRHQLSALAADTEDYN from the coding sequence ATGAATTCTACCCGTCGTATGGCCCCGCTGCTGGCGCCCTCCTTACTAGCCGCTGATTTTGGTAATCTGCAATCCGAAACGGAGCGGCTAGCCGGCTCCGCCGCCGACTGGCTGCACTTCGATGTGATGGACGGGCGCTTTGTGCCCAATATTTCCTTTGGAATTCCCGTCTTGCAGGCCGTGCACCGTCACGCCCAGCAACCCATTGATGTGCATTTGATGATAGAGGAGCCCCAGCACTTCCTGAGCGCCTTCCGCGACGCCGGGGCCGCCAACATTACCGTGCACTACGAAGCCTGCCCCCACCTGCACCGGGTGGTGCAGCAGATTAAGCAGCTGGGCTGCCGGGCCGGGGTAGCCCTGAACCCGCACACGCCCGTCTGGGTGCTCGAGGACATTGCCGCCGATTTGGACCTGGTCTGCGTGATGTCGGTGAATCCCGGCTTTGGAGGGCAATCGTTCATTCCCAATACCTTACGCAAAGTAGCGGCTTTAAAAGAGCTGCTCGTGGACAGTGGCTCGGCGGCCCTGATTGAAATTGACGGGGGCGTGAGCCTGGACAATGCCGCCGCCCTGGTAGAAGCCGGCGCCGACGTGCTAGTGGCGGGCTCCTTTGTGTTTAACTCTCCCGATCCGGTGGCCACGCTGGCCCAGATGCGTCACCAGCTATCGGCCCTGGCCGCCGATACGGAGGACTACAACTAA
- a CDS encoding TonB-dependent receptor, whose product MPKLFRSRSGLWLPLLLQAVPVGVGLTLIVGPASAVQAQQTARVLVTGTVRDAAGQPLEQVAVGVEGLVGGTSTDDRGRFALPVVRPLNGKAPVLVARRLGYQTQRLTLNLQEQRELSLTLTEDTRALGNVTVRGRSDAADTREQVSIIPLDPRAAKEIPSPFGDFSAVLKTLPGVASTNELTSTYSVRGGNYEENLVYVNGFEVYRPFLVTAATQEGLSFINPDLVDRVEFSTGGWQPKFGDKLSSVLNVEYKQPAAFGASATASLVGGTAHVEAASLSKRVSYLAGVRYKNATYVFNSLQQQQGRYNPTFYDGQSLITLALGPRENLERTTLGVFNTFAHNDFRFNPESGESTFSTAANQLSRLYIFYGGQERMQYDTYQGGLNLRHALQPNLRLELLGGLLYSREFEYRDVEAAYSIAEINRDPDSPDYGLDLDRRGLGSRFDHSRNYLTARIATLETRGTWTPGQRSAVRWGLKVGRERIQDELNEYSFTDSADYVPDARRTRLRSDLRLESTRTQGYVQHTYQLDSLKTLTYGLRLNYWTVNQQLNLSPRVQYAFTSVRNPRVSWKAAAGVYYQPPFYRELRYQSGAPQAQQGELNLDLRAQRSLHFIVGNELRFTKWGRPFRFTGEAYYKYLTDVVPYDIDNVRLRYFAQNNATAYAAGLDARVSGEFIPGTESWFSLGVLTTRENLKDDSINTFDADGLITGRVPKGYIRRPSDQRLNLGVFLQDNLPGNPSLKGYVNLVFGTGLPFSPPDNPDLRGTSKLTRSYKRADLGFTKVLTLRTAVEEASGRAVQLKTLWASLEILNVLGADNLAGYNYIQDLNGRLYAIPNFLSRRLVNLRITARF is encoded by the coding sequence ATGCCGAAACTTTTCCGTTCTCGTTCGGGGCTGTGGCTGCCCCTGCTGTTGCAGGCGGTGCCCGTAGGGGTGGGGCTGACCCTGATTGTGGGCCCCGCCAGTGCCGTGCAGGCCCAGCAAACCGCCCGCGTGCTCGTGACGGGTACCGTGCGCGACGCGGCCGGGCAGCCCCTGGAACAGGTAGCCGTGGGAGTGGAGGGCCTAGTAGGCGGCACGAGCACCGACGACCGGGGCCGGTTTGCCTTGCCGGTGGTACGCCCACTCAATGGTAAAGCGCCCGTGTTGGTAGCGCGCCGGCTGGGCTACCAAACCCAGCGCCTGACGCTGAACCTGCAGGAGCAGCGCGAGCTTAGCCTTACGCTCACGGAGGACACGCGCGCCCTGGGCAACGTTACGGTGCGGGGCCGCTCCGACGCGGCCGATACCCGGGAGCAAGTCAGTATTATTCCCCTGGACCCGCGCGCGGCCAAGGAAATTCCTTCCCCCTTCGGCGACTTTAGCGCCGTGCTCAAAACCCTACCGGGGGTAGCCAGCACCAATGAGCTAACTAGCACCTACTCGGTGCGGGGCGGCAACTACGAGGAAAACCTGGTCTACGTCAATGGGTTTGAGGTGTACCGGCCGTTTCTGGTAACGGCCGCTACCCAGGAAGGATTGAGCTTTATTAATCCGGATCTGGTGGACCGGGTGGAGTTTTCTACCGGCGGCTGGCAGCCCAAGTTCGGCGACAAGCTGTCCTCGGTGCTCAACGTGGAGTACAAGCAGCCCGCCGCATTTGGGGCCTCCGCCACGGCTAGTCTGGTGGGCGGCACGGCCCACGTGGAGGCAGCCTCGCTTAGTAAGCGGGTGAGCTACCTGGCCGGGGTGCGCTACAAGAACGCCACCTACGTGTTTAACTCCCTGCAGCAGCAGCAAGGCCGCTACAACCCCACGTTCTACGACGGACAAAGCCTGATTACCCTGGCCCTGGGGCCGCGGGAAAACCTGGAGCGCACTACCCTGGGCGTGTTTAACACGTTTGCGCACAACGATTTTCGCTTTAACCCCGAAAGCGGGGAGAGTACCTTTAGCACCGCCGCCAACCAACTTTCCCGCCTCTACATCTTCTACGGAGGCCAGGAGCGGATGCAATACGACACCTACCAGGGTGGGCTGAACCTGCGTCACGCGTTGCAACCCAACCTGCGCCTGGAGCTGCTGGGCGGGCTGCTGTACTCGCGCGAGTTTGAATACCGCGACGTGGAAGCGGCCTACAGCATTGCCGAAATCAACCGCGACCCGGACTCGCCGGACTACGGCCTGGACCTGGACCGCCGGGGGCTGGGTTCCCGCTTCGACCACTCCCGCAACTACCTCACTGCCCGCATTGCTACCCTGGAAACGCGCGGCACCTGGACGCCCGGGCAGCGAAGCGCCGTGCGCTGGGGGCTGAAAGTGGGGCGGGAGCGAATTCAGGATGAGCTGAATGAATACAGCTTCACCGACTCGGCCGACTACGTGCCCGATGCCCGCCGGACCCGCCTGCGCTCCGACTTGCGGCTGGAAAGTACCCGCACTCAGGGCTACGTGCAGCACACCTACCAGCTGGATTCGCTCAAAACCCTGACCTACGGGCTCCGCCTCAACTACTGGACGGTCAATCAGCAGCTTAACCTCAGCCCCCGGGTGCAGTACGCCTTTACCAGCGTCCGTAACCCGCGGGTGTCCTGGAAGGCGGCGGCCGGGGTGTACTATCAGCCGCCCTTCTACCGGGAGCTGCGCTACCAGTCTGGGGCCCCGCAAGCCCAGCAGGGCGAGCTGAACCTGGACCTGCGAGCCCAACGTTCCCTGCATTTTATTGTGGGTAACGAGCTGCGCTTTACCAAGTGGGGCCGCCCGTTCCGCTTTACTGGCGAAGCGTATTACAAGTACCTGACCGACGTCGTGCCCTACGATATTGACAACGTGCGCCTGCGCTATTTCGCCCAGAACAACGCCACAGCCTACGCCGCCGGCCTCGACGCGCGGGTAAGCGGGGAGTTTATTCCCGGTACCGAGTCGTGGTTTAGCTTGGGCGTGCTCACGACCCGCGAAAACCTGAAGGACGATTCTATCAACACCTTTGATGCCGATGGCCTTATAACTGGCCGCGTGCCCAAGGGCTATATCCGCCGGCCCTCCGACCAGCGGCTAAACCTGGGCGTGTTTCTGCAGGACAACCTGCCGGGCAACCCCTCGCTGAAGGGCTACGTGAACCTGGTATTTGGCACGGGCCTACCCTTCAGCCCCCCCGACAACCCGGACTTGCGCGGCACCAGCAAACTCACCCGGTCCTACAAGCGCGCGGACCTGGGCTTTACCAAGGTGCTGACCCTGCGCACGGCCGTGGAAGAAGCCAGCGGGCGCGCCGTGCAGCTGAAAACCTTGTGGGCCAGCCTGGAAATCCTCAACGTGCTCGGGGCCGACAACCTGGCCGGCTACAACTACATTCAGGACCTGAATGGCCGCCTCTATGCCATTCCTAACTTCCTCTCGCGCCGCCTCGTGAACCTGCGGATAACGGCCCGGTTTTAA
- a CDS encoding sterol desaturase family protein: MQPTSQAAFHCGSTALCLTLPPWSAPPMLVIIFVAFAFCFVLERLIPGWKLPYVSTWPLRVLTINLAQLLVVVVAGISWEKWFSAYSLLQVSRYVGPVTGGLLAYVVATFVFYWWHRWRHTQDFLWLHFHQIHHSPRRIEVITSFYKHPLEMTVNSLIGGLLVYTVLGLSPAAGAVYTLCTALGEFFYHTNVRTPRWVGYVFQRPEMHRVHHQYQQHSHNYGDLVIWDWLFGTYRNPAEFQATCGFDADKEEQLGAMLRFQDVHEAVKQS, encoded by the coding sequence ATGCAACCCACCAGTCAGGCCGCTTTCCACTGCGGCAGCACCGCCCTCTGTCTGACGCTTCCGCCATGGAGCGCACCACCCATGCTGGTCATTATTTTCGTGGCCTTTGCCTTTTGCTTTGTGCTGGAGCGCCTAATTCCTGGATGGAAGCTGCCCTACGTATCTACCTGGCCCCTGCGGGTGCTTACCATCAACCTTGCTCAACTGCTTGTGGTAGTGGTGGCCGGAATCAGCTGGGAAAAATGGTTTTCCGCCTACTCCCTGCTACAGGTGTCCCGTTACGTGGGACCGGTAACGGGCGGGCTGCTAGCCTACGTCGTAGCAACGTTCGTATTTTACTGGTGGCACCGTTGGCGTCACACCCAGGATTTTCTGTGGCTGCACTTCCACCAAATTCACCACAGCCCGCGGCGGATTGAGGTTATCACGTCCTTTTATAAGCACCCGCTGGAGATGACCGTGAATTCTCTGATCGGCGGGCTGCTAGTGTACACCGTTCTGGGCTTGAGCCCCGCCGCCGGGGCCGTGTACACGCTCTGCACCGCCCTGGGCGAGTTTTTCTACCACACCAATGTGCGCACTCCCCGTTGGGTTGGCTACGTGTTTCAGCGCCCTGAAATGCACCGCGTCCATCACCAATACCAGCAACACAGCCACAACTACGGCGACCTGGTCATTTGGGACTGGCTCTTTGGGACCTACCGCAACCCCGCCGAGTTCCAAGCTACCTGTGGCTTCGATGCCGACAAAGAAGAACAGCTCGGAGCCATGCTCCGCTTCCAGGATGTGCACGAGGCGGTTAAGCAGAGCTGA
- a CDS encoding Crp/Fnr family transcriptional regulator, whose product MEEFLRLCHSIHPLSAGLEQALRQQVRRDTASPRQHLLQPGHTAQRLYFLETGLVRGYYLKEGKEVTAWFMHEGNFIVSILSFFSRQPSHEYLQALAECVLWSLSYEQLQELYRQFPEFNVIGRRLTEQYYVLSEQRALQLRMLSAAERYDQLLAHYPDIFQRVPLKMLASHLGLTPETLSRLRTRRS is encoded by the coding sequence ATGGAAGAATTTCTGCGGCTTTGCCATTCCATTCACCCCCTGTCAGCCGGGTTGGAGCAGGCCCTGCGCCAGCAGGTCCGGCGCGACACGGCCAGCCCTCGGCAGCACCTGTTGCAGCCTGGCCACACGGCCCAGCGGCTGTATTTTCTGGAAACCGGGTTGGTGCGCGGCTACTACCTCAAAGAAGGCAAGGAGGTTACCGCCTGGTTTATGCACGAGGGCAACTTCATTGTTTCGATTCTCAGCTTTTTCTCCCGGCAGCCCTCCCACGAATACCTCCAGGCCCTGGCCGAGTGCGTGCTCTGGTCCTTGAGCTACGAGCAGCTGCAGGAGCTGTACCGGCAGTTTCCGGAGTTCAACGTTATCGGCCGCCGCCTCACCGAGCAGTACTACGTGCTCAGTGAGCAGCGGGCCTTGCAGCTGCGCATGCTCTCGGCAGCGGAGCGCTACGACCAGCTGCTGGCCCACTACCCCGATATTTTCCAGCGCGTACCGCTCAAAATGCTGGCCTCCCACCTGGGCCTGACCCCGGAGACCCTGAGCCGCCTGCGCACCCGCCGTTCTTGA
- a CDS encoding DUF2911 domain-containing protein has protein sequence MNRVRLAAFRLGLGISLLCAAGRAQAQSAAPVSSAPETPVVPTPAAPAPAANAAGSQPVQLPLPQASPRALVSQTFGLTEVTVDYHAPAVRARSVWGSLVPYDQVWRAGANENTLITFSTPVLLRGQTVPAGQYSFYVVPHQDRDWELVLNRVTTHWGAEGYDQRDDVVRVPAMPETAPFHENLLYWFSDIKPTGAHLNLTWEKRTLTLPIETEVHKQVLSGIERVLQQKPGDWQLLAQAADYLVQNNIEAERALTYINESLRLQDAATNNWVKARLLAQQQDFGTAIVYARKAIKLGDKEDSTFKSQLPSMRIALTEWQAKAY, from the coding sequence ATGAATCGTGTCCGGCTCGCGGCTTTCCGTCTGGGGTTAGGAATTAGCCTGTTATGCGCGGCGGGCCGGGCCCAGGCCCAGTCTGCCGCCCCCGTTTCATCCGCGCCTGAAACTCCGGTAGTGCCTACTCCTGCTGCCCCGGCTCCCGCGGCTAACGCCGCTGGTAGCCAGCCCGTGCAGCTCCCCCTGCCCCAAGCCAGCCCCCGGGCCCTGGTTAGCCAAACCTTTGGCCTGACGGAAGTAACTGTAGATTATCACGCGCCGGCCGTGCGGGCGCGCTCCGTGTGGGGCAGCCTAGTTCCTTACGACCAAGTGTGGCGGGCCGGGGCCAACGAGAATACGCTTATCACCTTCTCTACCCCCGTGCTGCTGCGCGGGCAAACGGTGCCAGCGGGCCAGTACTCTTTTTACGTGGTTCCTCACCAAGACCGGGACTGGGAACTGGTACTCAACCGGGTGACTACCCACTGGGGCGCCGAAGGCTACGACCAGCGCGACGACGTAGTACGGGTGCCGGCCATGCCGGAAACCGCGCCGTTTCACGAGAATCTGCTGTACTGGTTTTCCGACATCAAGCCCACGGGCGCCCACCTAAATCTGACCTGGGAAAAGCGCACCCTCACCTTGCCCATTGAAACCGAAGTGCACAAACAGGTGCTCAGCGGTATTGAGCGGGTGCTGCAGCAAAAGCCCGGCGACTGGCAGCTGCTGGCCCAGGCAGCCGATTATCTGGTGCAGAACAACATTGAGGCCGAGCGCGCCCTCACCTATATTAATGAGTCGTTGCGCCTGCAGGATGCGGCCACCAACAACTGGGTGAAAGCGCGCCTACTGGCCCAGCAGCAGGATTTTGGCACGGCTATCGTGTACGCGCGTAAAGCCATCAAGCTCGGTGACAAGGAAGACAGCACCTTTAAAAGTCAGCTGCCCAGCATGCGCATTGCCCTCACGGAGTGGCAGGCCAAAGCGTACTAG
- the hisG gene encoding ATP phosphoribosyltransferase, translated as MLRLAIQKSGRLSEDSLTLIRECGISFLTSSYKLKTEATNFPLEILYLRDDDIPGYVQDGVADLGIVGQNVLVEAGLPQLEIEGLGFSKCRLSLAVPRAAGYDSVADLQGKSIATSYPQILGSYLQERGVTANLHTISGSVEIAPSIGLAEAICDIVSSGSTLLGNGLREVETVFRSEAVLIANQALSPEKKELLEQLQFRMQAVRRARRNKYIVLNAPVAALDAVKALLPGIKSPTVTALAEEGWVSVQSVVNEDDFWHITGQLKAVGAEGILVLPIEKMIA; from the coding sequence ATGCTCCGTCTGGCCATCCAGAAATCGGGCCGCCTCAGCGAAGACTCCCTGACCCTGATTCGGGAGTGCGGTATTAGCTTCCTGACGTCCTCGTACAAGCTGAAAACCGAAGCCACCAATTTCCCGCTTGAAATCCTGTACCTGCGCGACGACGACATTCCCGGCTACGTGCAGGATGGCGTGGCCGACCTGGGCATTGTGGGCCAGAACGTGTTGGTGGAAGCTGGCCTGCCCCAGCTGGAAATTGAGGGGCTGGGCTTTAGCAAATGCCGCCTGAGCCTGGCCGTGCCCCGGGCCGCCGGCTACGATTCCGTGGCTGATTTGCAGGGCAAAAGCATTGCCACGTCTTACCCCCAGATTCTAGGTTCTTACCTGCAGGAGCGCGGCGTAACGGCCAACCTGCACACCATCAGCGGGTCGGTGGAAATTGCCCCGAGCATTGGGCTGGCCGAGGCCATCTGCGACATTGTGAGCAGCGGCTCCACGCTGCTGGGCAACGGCCTGCGGGAGGTAGAAACCGTGTTCCGGTCCGAAGCCGTGCTCATTGCCAACCAGGCGTTGAGCCCGGAAAAGAAAGAGTTGCTGGAGCAGCTGCAGTTCCGGATGCAGGCCGTGCGCCGGGCCCGCCGCAACAAATACATCGTGCTGAATGCCCCCGTTGCCGCCCTGGATGCGGTAAAGGCCCTGCTGCCCGGCATCAAATCGCCCACGGTGACGGCCCTGGCCGAGGAAGGCTGGGTGTCGGTGCAATCGGTGGTAAACGAGGATGATTTCTGGCACATCACCGGGCAACTCAAGGCCGTGGGTGCCGAGGGCATTCTGGTGCTGCCCATTGAAAAAATGATTGCCTAA
- the hisD gene encoding histidinol dehydrogenase codes for MQLFSYPAPQQWPALQQRAAAQQAQDIDQRVEQIFADVRQRGDAALLDYAQRFDGADLSAGLRVSLEELTAAAAQVPAELQAAIRQAHANILRFHQAQVPQPEEVETMPGVQCWRRAVPVQRVGLYIPGGTAPLFSTLLMLGVPARLAACPEVVLCTPPQRDGSVNPVILFTAQLLGITTIIKAGGAQAVAALTGGTASVPAVDKIFGPGNRYVTAAKQLATRYGVAIDMPAGPSEVLVIADASANPAFVAADLLSQAEHGPDSQVILLSDSLPMLEATQAEVARQLRELPRAEVAAQALQESRAILLRTPEEMLYFSNQYAPEHLILAVQNPEQLAAGVTSAGSVFLGHLTPEAAGDYASGTNHTLPTNGYARNYSGVSLDSFLKKITFQRLSPEGLRHVGPVVELMAEAEGLRAHARAITLRLASLAAPQG; via the coding sequence ATGCAACTCTTTTCGTACCCCGCCCCGCAGCAGTGGCCGGCGCTCCAGCAGCGCGCCGCGGCCCAGCAGGCTCAGGACATTGACCAGCGGGTAGAGCAGATATTCGCCGACGTGCGCCAACGTGGCGACGCGGCTTTGCTGGACTACGCCCAGCGCTTTGATGGTGCCGATCTGTCGGCGGGCCTGCGCGTAAGCCTGGAAGAGCTGACGGCTGCCGCCGCTCAGGTGCCCGCTGAACTGCAGGCCGCCATCCGGCAGGCCCACGCCAACATTCTGCGGTTCCACCAAGCGCAGGTGCCCCAGCCGGAGGAGGTTGAAACCATGCCGGGCGTGCAGTGCTGGCGCCGGGCCGTGCCCGTGCAGCGGGTTGGCCTCTACATTCCTGGCGGCACGGCTCCTTTGTTTAGCACCCTGCTCATGCTGGGCGTGCCGGCCCGGCTGGCGGCCTGCCCCGAGGTAGTGCTGTGCACGCCCCCGCAGCGCGACGGCTCGGTGAACCCCGTCATTCTGTTTACGGCCCAACTGCTGGGCATTACGACCATTATCAAGGCCGGCGGTGCCCAGGCAGTGGCGGCCCTGACCGGCGGCACGGCCTCCGTGCCCGCCGTGGATAAGATTTTTGGTCCCGGCAACCGCTACGTCACGGCGGCCAAGCAGCTGGCTACCCGCTACGGCGTGGCCATTGATATGCCGGCCGGGCCCTCGGAAGTGCTAGTTATTGCCGATGCCTCCGCCAACCCCGCCTTCGTGGCGGCCGATTTGCTGAGCCAGGCCGAGCACGGCCCGGATTCGCAGGTGATTCTGCTCTCGGATTCCCTGCCCATGCTAGAGGCCACCCAGGCCGAGGTAGCCCGTCAGTTGCGGGAGTTGCCCCGGGCCGAGGTGGCGGCTCAGGCCCTGCAGGAAAGCCGCGCTATTCTGCTGCGTACGCCCGAGGAAATGCTCTACTTCTCCAACCAATACGCGCCGGAGCATTTGATTTTGGCCGTGCAGAATCCGGAGCAGCTGGCCGCGGGCGTGACCAGCGCCGGCTCCGTGTTTCTGGGCCACCTAACCCCGGAAGCGGCCGGCGACTACGCCTCGGGCACCAACCACACCCTGCCTACCAACGGGTACGCCCGCAACTACAGCGGCGTGTCCCTGGATTCTTTCCTGAAGAAAATCACCTTCCAGCGGCTTTCCCCCGAGGGCTTGCGCCACGTGGGGCCGGTGGTGGAACTGATGGCGGAAGCGGAAGGGCTGCGGGCTCACGCCCGCGCTATTACCCTGCGGCTGGCGTCCCTGGCCGCGCCGCAGGGGTAG